A region from the Vulpes lagopus strain Blue_001 chromosome 5, ASM1834538v1, whole genome shotgun sequence genome encodes:
- the LOC121492110 gene encoding uncharacterized protein LOC121492110 isoform X2 has product MRRCTSRRWKVRGRFLWSRHFLECSPDIAQRWNGLSSRTSPVGRFIPFLQQNLHPDLGAAATKQAWKVQALGPGSGRPATAAAWCRPGWSFLLHPAVSLCQAAEMNLNPHQTKQTYLLRDGILCHLPSKVQRLISLSMIPSRMVSESKTSWDFTYVASNCTTHPCFEPTNVQEKPHGNARDFVSPRKDSRRLCTHLAACSKATRGSSLQREGQSPVLAFF; this is encoded by the exons ATGAGACGGTGCACATCTAGAAGGTGGAAAGTTAGGGGCAGATTTTTATGGTCTCGGCATTTTCTGGAATGCTCTCCTGATATCGCACAGCGCTGGAACGGGCTCAGTTCTAGGACTTCCCCTGTGGGTCGCTTCATTCCGTTCTTACAGCAAAACCTGCATCCTGACCTCGGGGCTGCGGCCACCAAGCAAGCTTGGAAGGTTCAGGCTTTGGGCCCAGGTTCCGGGCGTCCTGCGACTGCGGCGGCTTGGTGCAGGCCTGGGTGGTCCTTTCTGCTACATCCCGCTGTGTCTCTTTGTCAAGCTGCGGAAATGAACCTAAATCCACACCAGACGAAGCAGACGTATTTGCTGCGTGATGGAATCCTTTGCCACCTTCCCTCTAAGGTCCAaaggcttatttcactcagcatgataccctcca GAATGGTTTCAGAGTCTAAAACTTCCTGGGATTTCACCTACGTTGCATCCAACTGCACTACACACCCCTGCTTTGAACCAACCAACGTGCAAGAGAAACCCCATGGAAATGCTCGAGACTTCGTCTCTCCTCGGAAAGACAGTCGGAGGCTTTGCACCCATTTAGCAGCTTGCTCCAAAGCCACCAGAGGCTCTTCCCTACAGAGAGAGGGTCAAAGCCCAgtacttgcatttttttaa
- the LOC121492110 gene encoding uncharacterized protein LOC121492110 isoform X1, with product MRRCTSRRWKVRGRFLWSRHFLECSPDIAQRWNGLSSRTSPVGRFIPFLQQNLHPDLGAAATKQAWKVQALGPGSGRPATAAAWCRPGWSFLLHPAVSLCQAAEMNLNPHQTKQTYLLRDGILCHLPSKVQRLISLSMIPSSFCQPIVFHRNSGMVSESKTSWDFTYVASNCTTHPCFEPTNVQEKPHGNARDFVSPRKDSRRLCTHLAACSKATRGSSLQREGQSPVLAFF from the exons ATGAGACGGTGCACATCTAGAAGGTGGAAAGTTAGGGGCAGATTTTTATGGTCTCGGCATTTTCTGGAATGCTCTCCTGATATCGCACAGCGCTGGAACGGGCTCAGTTCTAGGACTTCCCCTGTGGGTCGCTTCATTCCGTTCTTACAGCAAAACCTGCATCCTGACCTCGGGGCTGCGGCCACCAAGCAAGCTTGGAAGGTTCAGGCTTTGGGCCCAGGTTCCGGGCGTCCTGCGACTGCGGCGGCTTGGTGCAGGCCTGGGTGGTCCTTTCTGCTACATCCCGCTGTGTCTCTTTGTCAAGCTGCGGAAATGAACCTAAATCCACACCAGACGAAGCAGACGTATTTGCTGCGTGATGGAATCCTTTGCCACCTTCCCTCTAAGGTCCAaaggcttatttcactcagcatgataccctcca GCTTCTGTCAACCCATTGTTTTTCATCGTAACTCAGGAATGGTTTCAGAGTCTAAAACTTCCTGGGATTTCACCTACGTTGCATCCAACTGCACTACACACCCCTGCTTTGAACCAACCAACGTGCAAGAGAAACCCCATGGAAATGCTCGAGACTTCGTCTCTCCTCGGAAAGACAGTCGGAGGCTTTGCACCCATTTAGCAGCTTGCTCCAAAGCCACCAGAGGCTCTTCCCTACAGAGAGAGGGTCAAAGCCCAgtacttgcatttttttaa